The following proteins are co-located in the Stegostoma tigrinum isolate sSteTig4 chromosome 39, sSteTig4.hap1, whole genome shotgun sequence genome:
- the si:dkey-202l22.3 gene encoding 7 transmembrane receptor domain-containing protein — MENRTAGNGSAAVTFAGAALLQQYKSLFLLLYCGLVAVACTGNSFLIGSIAADRKLHTVTNFFIGNLALADLLMCLACVPPTLSYAFEPRGWLFGRFLCHLVSLLQPALVYVSVLSLTAIAVDRYVVVAHPVRQRVGRRHRGLVVASIWALALALASPAAARVAYVELGAAGHGVNVCEEFWRGREAERLAYSCVVLLASYLLPLSAVSVSYCAVTAHLRRRRLPGAAEHSCLQWSRRKRKAFSLLVVSVVTFAVCWMPLQILNLLRDLDVDFTLLDTRYLNVAQVSCHWLAMSSSCYNPFIYASLHRKLRQQLGAYLRQCRRPGGTLAARLFPLSQQHQPGA; from the coding sequence ATGGAGAACCGGACGGCGGGTAACGGCAGCGCCGCGGTGACGTTCGCCGGCGCCGCGCTCCTCCAGCAGTACAAGTCGCTCTTCCTCCTGCTATACTGCGGCCTAGTGGCCGTGGCGTGCACCGGCAACAGCTTCCTGATCGGCAGCATCGCGGCGGACCGCAAACTCCACACCGTCACCAACTTCTTCATCGGGAACCTGGCGCTGGCCGACCTCCTCATGTGCCTGGCCTGCGTGCCCCCGACCCTCTCGTACGCCTTCGAGCCCCGCGGCTGGCTCTTCGGCCGCTTCCTCTGCCACCTGGTCTCGCTGCTGCAGCCCGCCCTGGTCTACGTCTCGGTGCTGTCGCTGACGGCCATCGCGGTGGACCGTTACGTGGTGGTGGCTCACCCCGTGCGGCAGCGGGTAGGCCGCCGGCACCGGGGCCTGGTGGTGGCCTCCATCTGGGCCTTGGCCTTGGCGCTGGCCAGCCCGGCGGCGGCCCGCGTGGCCTACGTGGAGCTGGGGGCGGCGGGCCACGGCGTGAACGTGTGCGAGGAGTTCTGGCGGGGCCGGGAGGCCGAGCGCCTGGCCTACTCGTGCGTGGTGCTGCTGGCCTCCTACCTGTTGCCGCTGTCCGCCGTCAGCGTCTCCTACTGCGCCGTCACGGCCCACCTGAGGCGGCGGCGGCTCCCCGGGGCGGCCGAGCACAGCTGCCTCCAGTGGAGCCGGAGGAAGAGGAAGGCCTTCTCCCTCCTGGTGGTCTCCGTGGTAACGTTCGCCGTCTGCTGGATGCCCCTCCAGATCCTCAACCTGCTGCGGGACCTGGACGTCGACTTCACCCTCCTCGACACCCGCTACCTCAACGTGGCGCAGGTCTCCTGCCACTGGCTGGCCATGAGCTCCAGCTGCTACAACCCCTTCATCTACGCCTCGCTGCACCGCAAGCTGCGCCAGCAGCTGGGCGCCTACCTCCGGCAGTGCCGGCGGCCGGGTGGCACCCTCGCCGCCCGCCTCTTCCCCCTTTCGCAACAGCATCAGCCTGGTGCCTGA